One Deltaproteobacteria bacterium DNA window includes the following coding sequences:
- a CDS encoding acyl-CoA dehydrogenase: MNFDIGEAETQLCERIRRLFTGDAEANLIRLEDDRTEEVRTATLSWVASLAQTGYLNGRNGVALVVIQEQLAALAPSLFLSVEASARIFGRLIAVYGTSEQKNTILPDLTSGRTIGTAALSEQGMNIENDPLDTTGVSSLEGFRVTGYKGHVVNASISDWIAVAGKIDGEPGTAFFLIDRTNKGVFIGDRLATLGYEGAVISPVRLEDCLVSSTHVIRPINGKDLLQTVRLWEDQILTAASLGLMRRAFDGALAYAKAHRSGGKPIIAYQEIGFKLAEMLTLLQTAQLLAYRAAWMCESEEREADALAHCAKVFCAESAEKIASEALQILGGKGIIRGNPAEAGYRDAKYLQIAGTSTEISRMKIGDGLLGY; this comes from the coding sequence ATGAATTTTGACATCGGGGAAGCGGAAACACAGCTCTGCGAACGGATCAGAAGGTTATTTACCGGTGATGCAGAGGCCAATCTGATCCGGCTGGAGGACGACCGAACCGAAGAGGTCCGGACGGCAACTCTCAGCTGGGTTGCATCGCTGGCACAGACAGGCTATCTAAACGGACGCAACGGCGTTGCCCTGGTGGTCATCCAGGAACAGCTCGCCGCCCTGGCCCCTTCCCTCTTCCTGTCCGTGGAGGCAAGCGCTCGAATTTTCGGACGGCTTATTGCCGTCTACGGTACATCTGAACAGAAAAATACCATCCTTCCCGATCTCACGAGCGGTCGCACCATCGGCACGGCGGCCCTGTCCGAACAGGGCATGAACATTGAAAACGACCCACTGGATACCACAGGCGTTTCCTCGCTTGAGGGATTTCGTGTCACCGGTTACAAGGGGCATGTGGTCAATGCATCTATTTCAGACTGGATCGCAGTGGCTGGGAAGATCGACGGCGAACCCGGAACCGCTTTTTTCCTCATTGACCGGACCAACAAAGGTGTTTTCATAGGCGACAGGCTTGCCACCCTCGGGTATGAGGGCGCCGTCATATCGCCTGTCCGTCTTGAGGATTGCCTGGTTTCGTCTACCCATGTAATTCGCCCCATAAACGGAAAAGACCTCCTGCAGACAGTCCGGTTATGGGAGGATCAGATCCTCACAGCCGCAAGCCTGGGTCTGATGCGACGCGCCTTTGATGGTGCGCTGGCATATGCGAAGGCCCATCGAAGCGGCGGGAAACCGATCATCGCCTATCAGGAGATCGGTTTTAAACTGGCTGAAATGCTGACCCTGTTGCAGACGGCCCAGCTCCTGGCCTATCGCGCGGCCTGGATGTGTGAATCAGAAGAAAGGGAGGCGGATGCCCTGGCCCATTGTGCCAAGGTATTTTGTGCGGAATCTGCCGAGAAAATTGCCAGCGAGGCGTTGCAGATCTTAGGCGGGAAAGGGATTATCCGGGGCAACCCTGCGGAAGCTGGATATCGGGATGCCAAATACCTGCAGATTGCGGGAACATCCACTGAGATCTCCCGGATGAAGATCGGTGACGGACTCCTGGGATATTAA
- a CDS encoding enoyl-CoA hydratase/isomerase family protein, whose translation MNDDLLYEVRDRVAYLTLNREDRRNAMSQEMILSFLDRLADVDQDKEVAAVCLTGAGEQAFCSGADLGGTLAGQGEDRLSGPRNYARLLKEMAKCGKPVVARINGPCLAGGMGLMLSSDLVIARKDAYFRTPEVNVGIFPMMVGALLYRNLPRKKAMDMVLTGRKIPAPEAERIGMITRAVDPERLDNEVEGVLNILKSKSSIGIRIGKEAFRVMSDMPFEAAVDYLCEALGRAVSTRDAMEGMTAFLQKRPPKFTGT comes from the coding sequence ATGAACGACGATCTATTATATGAGGTGAGGGATCGCGTGGCCTATCTGACCCTCAACAGGGAGGACCGGAGGAACGCCATGAGTCAGGAAATGATCCTGTCTTTCCTGGACCGGCTGGCCGATGTGGACCAGGACAAGGAGGTCGCCGCGGTCTGTCTCACGGGTGCAGGGGAGCAGGCCTTCTGCTCCGGGGCAGATCTGGGGGGCACCTTGGCCGGACAGGGAGAGGACCGGCTGTCTGGACCCAGGAACTATGCACGCCTCCTGAAGGAGATGGCCAAATGCGGCAAGCCCGTTGTCGCCCGCATCAACGGACCCTGCCTTGCCGGCGGCATGGGACTCATGCTCTCCTCCGACTTGGTGATCGCCAGAAAGGATGCCTATTTTCGTACCCCGGAGGTGAACGTGGGGATTTTCCCCATGATGGTAGGGGCCCTTCTTTATCGGAACCTGCCCAGGAAAAAGGCCATGGACATGGTCCTGACCGGTCGGAAAATTCCGGCCCCTGAGGCGGAGCGCATCGGCATGATTACGCGGGCCGTCGATCCGGAACGGTTGGACAACGAGGTTGAAGGGGTCTTGAATATCCTCAAATCCAAGAGTTCCATCGGCATTCGGATCGGCAAGGAGGCTTTCAGGGTCATGAGCGACATGCCCTTTGAAGCGGCAGTGGACTATCTGTGCGAGGCCCTGGGCAGGGCTGTCTCCACCCGGGATGCCATGGAGGGAATGACGGCATTTCTCCAGAAGCGACCGCCGAAATTTACCGGCACGTAA